In the genome of Nitrospira japonica, one region contains:
- a CDS encoding proteasome subunit alpha → MGDVMGMQGDLFQLLKEQGYQFGLPAAAAADVDIPTATTILAFRYRDGVLVAGDRRATAGNMVMYDRTDKVLEIDRYSVMAIAGVPATAYEMARVLEHSFKYYRRTQLQELSFEGKLRALSKLLKENVPAALAGTGAVAPIFAGYDAEQGMAKTYFYDILGAEFEGVEYAVSGSGSPTLRGILHYLNTWGEQPLTGMAEEQAAIQALRLLTCAAEFDSATGGVNREANLYPVIKLITQDGIRTVSDTDLKQSFEANVIRRA, encoded by the coding sequence GTGGGTGACGTGATGGGGATGCAGGGAGATTTGTTTCAGTTGTTGAAGGAACAGGGGTATCAATTCGGCTTGCCGGCGGCGGCGGCGGCGGACGTCGATATTCCCACGGCCACGACGATTCTGGCCTTCAGATATCGGGACGGAGTCCTGGTTGCCGGAGACCGCCGTGCCACGGCCGGCAACATGGTGATGTACGATCGAACCGACAAGGTGCTCGAGATCGACCGGTACAGTGTCATGGCGATCGCCGGCGTACCGGCCACGGCCTATGAAATGGCCCGCGTCCTGGAGCATTCGTTCAAATACTACCGTCGGACTCAACTCCAGGAATTGAGCTTCGAGGGAAAGTTGCGGGCTCTCTCCAAGCTGCTGAAGGAAAACGTGCCGGCGGCGCTTGCCGGTACGGGGGCGGTGGCGCCCATCTTCGCCGGTTATGACGCCGAGCAGGGCATGGCGAAGACGTATTTCTACGACATTCTGGGCGCGGAATTTGAGGGAGTCGAATACGCCGTCTCCGGCTCCGGTTCGCCCACGCTACGCGGGATTCTTCACTATCTGAACACCTGGGGTGAGCAGCCGTTGACCGGCATGGCGGAAGAGCAGGCGGCGATTCAGGCCTTGCGCCTGTTGACCTGCGCGGCTGAATTCGATTCCGCCACCGGGGGTGTGAACCGTGAAGCCAATCTGTATCCGGTCATCAAGCTGATCACACAAGACGGAATTCGCACGGTGTCCGATACGGATCTCAAACAGTCATTTGAAGCGAACGTGATCCGTCGGGCCTGA
- a CDS encoding S1C family serine protease — MTRPAVHPSGPIICLAALLSCAPSVQAADWGKPLGATYDGPEGKARAVTPAPLELAADERATMAVFERVTKSVVFIANTAIQRDPWSFDLLEAPQGSGSGFVWNKQGHIVTNFHVVYGASSIKVTLADRSEYKAVLIGADPDHDLAVLQIQATDDALSPITVGSSNDLRVGQKVLAIGNPFGLDHSLTTGVVSALGRTIKSLSNRTIEGVIQTDAAINPGNSGGPLLDGTGRLIGVNTQIVSPSGAFAGIGFAVPVDTVNRIVPELIKHGKLIRPGLGVSLVPDAMAKRWGVKGLIIGKVSRGGAAERAGLQGARETMPGRVELGDVIVSVNNRPVSTVDELMDVMEDHKVGDRVTVDILRNNRRQSVTVTLQAIN; from the coding sequence ATGACGCGACCCGCTGTGCATCCGTCCGGTCCGATCATCTGCCTGGCCGCGCTGTTGTCCTGCGCGCCTTCCGTTCAGGCCGCGGATTGGGGAAAGCCGTTGGGGGCGACCTACGACGGGCCGGAAGGCAAGGCGCGCGCCGTGACGCCCGCACCTCTGGAACTGGCCGCCGATGAACGGGCTACGATGGCCGTGTTTGAACGGGTGACGAAATCCGTCGTCTTCATCGCGAATACGGCGATTCAGCGCGATCCCTGGTCGTTCGATCTTCTCGAGGCTCCGCAAGGGTCCGGTTCCGGGTTCGTCTGGAACAAGCAGGGACACATCGTCACGAATTTCCACGTCGTGTACGGTGCCAGTTCCATCAAGGTCACGCTGGCCGATCGATCCGAGTACAAGGCGGTGCTGATCGGAGCGGATCCGGATCACGATCTCGCGGTGCTGCAGATTCAAGCGACGGACGACGCGCTGTCGCCCATTACGGTGGGGTCCTCGAACGATCTCAGGGTGGGGCAAAAGGTCTTGGCGATCGGGAATCCGTTCGGTCTCGACCATTCCCTGACCACGGGGGTCGTGAGCGCGTTGGGACGCACCATCAAGTCCCTGTCGAACCGCACGATCGAAGGCGTGATTCAGACCGATGCGGCCATCAACCCCGGGAATTCCGGCGGGCCGCTTCTTGATGGGACCGGCCGGCTCATCGGCGTCAATACGCAAATCGTCAGTCCGAGCGGCGCCTTTGCCGGAATCGGATTCGCCGTTCCGGTGGACACGGTCAATAGGATCGTCCCGGAGCTGATCAAGCACGGGAAACTGATCCGTCCCGGATTGGGCGTATCGCTCGTGCCGGACGCGATGGCCAAGCGGTGGGGGGTGAAAGGACTGATCATCGGAAAGGTCTCTCGCGGGGGTGCGGCGGAGCGGGCAGGCCTGCAGGGAGCCCGTGAAACCATGCCGGGCCGGGTGGAATTGGGCGACGTCATCGTGTCCGTCAATAACCGGCCGGTCTCGACCGTGGATGAACTGATGGACGTGATGGAAGACCATAAGGTCGGTGACCGCGTCACGGTCGACATCCTCAGGAACAATCGTCGGCAATCGGTGACGGTCACGTTGCAAGCCATCAACTGA
- a CDS encoding proteasome accessory factor PafA2 family protein: MTNRPASVRLFGIETEYGIARDDLEQMDSVVESMDLVRAHLTASFERRWDYAGEDPHEDARGFRVSGLQQDREEDEFAKVDAHRPFSFHEMKSDLVLPNGARFYNDHTHPEYSTPECRTLKDLVAQDRAGERVAQRAADRRNRSLGGAHVQLYKNNTDFHGHSYGCHDNYLVPRSVPFASLVSGLLPFLVSRQVIAGAGKVGTEAQESGFVAGPYQLSQRADFMETDLSVDTMHNRPILNTRDEPHADPLKYRRLHLILGDANMCEYATALKVGTTRLVLELIARDAAPDLELESPVSAIKQISRDADLKVRVRRQKGSALSALDLQEEYLAAARRTLSGSDPETDWIMTEWEMVLSQLTGERSQLVGKLDWVTKQWLLETFVREERIGWDDPWLASLDLEYHNIDPERGLFLGLEADGKAWRLTTEKDVAQALSSGPRDTRGGLRGLCVRRFPDQITGMQWERIQFAGGLRSRVLDMSDLFEPETVLRCADVFEAASSPADALDAWKARKDAES; the protein is encoded by the coding sequence GTGACTAATAGACCTGCAAGCGTCCGGCTGTTCGGAATTGAAACCGAATACGGGATCGCCCGGGATGACCTGGAACAGATGGATTCCGTGGTCGAATCGATGGATCTGGTGCGGGCGCACCTCACGGCGTCGTTCGAGCGGCGCTGGGACTATGCCGGGGAAGATCCGCACGAAGATGCCAGGGGATTTCGCGTGTCGGGATTGCAGCAGGACCGGGAAGAGGACGAGTTCGCGAAGGTCGACGCCCACCGGCCGTTTTCGTTTCACGAGATGAAGAGCGACCTCGTGTTGCCGAACGGGGCCCGCTTTTACAACGATCATACGCATCCCGAATATTCAACGCCGGAATGCCGGACCTTGAAGGATCTGGTGGCGCAGGACCGGGCAGGGGAGCGTGTCGCTCAACGGGCGGCCGATCGCCGGAACCGAAGCCTCGGCGGGGCGCATGTGCAACTCTATAAGAACAACACCGATTTTCACGGACACAGTTACGGCTGTCATGACAACTACTTGGTGCCCAGATCCGTGCCGTTTGCGTCGTTGGTCTCCGGCTTGCTGCCCTTTCTCGTGAGCCGTCAGGTCATCGCCGGAGCGGGAAAGGTGGGGACGGAAGCCCAGGAGTCCGGATTCGTGGCGGGTCCGTATCAGTTGTCGCAGCGCGCGGATTTCATGGAAACGGATCTGAGCGTCGATACCATGCACAACCGGCCGATTCTGAACACGCGCGATGAACCGCACGCGGATCCCCTGAAATACCGGCGCCTCCATCTGATTTTGGGTGACGCCAACATGTGCGAGTATGCGACGGCGCTCAAGGTCGGCACGACCAGGCTGGTGTTGGAGTTGATCGCCCGCGACGCGGCGCCGGACCTCGAATTGGAGTCTCCGGTTTCGGCGATCAAGCAGATTTCTCGGGATGCGGACCTCAAGGTGAGGGTGCGCCGGCAAAAGGGCTCGGCTCTTTCGGCGTTGGACCTTCAAGAAGAATATCTGGCCGCGGCTCGCCGGACGTTGTCGGGATCCGATCCGGAGACGGACTGGATCATGACCGAATGGGAGATGGTGCTGAGCCAACTGACCGGCGAGCGAAGCCAATTGGTGGGAAAACTGGATTGGGTGACCAAGCAATGGCTGTTGGAAACGTTTGTCCGCGAAGAACGGATCGGCTGGGATGATCCCTGGCTGGCCAGCCTGGATTTGGAGTATCACAACATCGATCCCGAGCGGGGGCTCTTTCTCGGGCTTGAAGCCGATGGCAAGGCCTGGCGGTTGACGACCGAGAAGGACGTCGCGCAGGCGCTGTCGTCCGGACCGCGCGATACCAGGGGCGGCTTGCGTGGCCTCTGCGTCCGCCGGTTTCCCGACCAGATCACGGGTATGCAGTGGGAGCGGATCCAGTTTGCCGGCGGGTTGCGATCGAGGGTGCTGGACATGAGCGATTTGTTCGAACCGGAAACCGTCTTGCGCTGCGCGGATGTCTTCGAGGCGGCATCGTCGCCGGCGGATGCGCTCGACGCCTGGAAAGCAAGAAAGGATGCCGAATCATGA
- a CDS encoding HIT family protein encodes MAESEPTVTDPSCRACGGHWPATDHLVMDLGLSKAFLHDDQYFAGWTVIVFKRHATELFHLAPTERIQLMEEVNVAAKALAETFGAKKINYELLGNQLPHIHWHVIPRLAADPAPLEPVWRVPHEPVRLTGVDLQDRLRSIAEALARLR; translated from the coding sequence ATGGCGGAAAGCGAACCAACCGTGACCGATCCATCCTGCCGGGCCTGCGGAGGACACTGGCCGGCCACCGACCACTTGGTCATGGACCTGGGCCTCTCCAAGGCCTTTCTGCACGACGACCAATACTTTGCAGGGTGGACGGTCATCGTGTTCAAACGGCATGCGACGGAGCTGTTCCACCTGGCTCCTACGGAACGCATCCAGCTCATGGAAGAAGTGAACGTTGCGGCCAAGGCGCTGGCCGAGACCTTCGGAGCCAAGAAGATCAATTACGAGCTGCTCGGCAACCAACTCCCCCATATCCACTGGCACGTGATTCCTCGACTGGCGGCAGACCCGGCCCCGCTCGAACCGGTCTGGCGCGTCCCGCATGAACCGGTTCGCCTGACCGGCGTCGACCTTCAGGACAGACTTCGGTCCATCGCGGAAGCCCTGGCCAGGCTGCGATAG
- a CDS encoding secondary thiamine-phosphate synthase enzyme YjbQ — protein MAVKTVPLRLSMRGGTQIENVTESVQEALADSKLAAGIATVFVRHTTASVMIIEDEPGIRADTHAFWDRAVPADPAWQHNVRNAGEDNGHSHLRGQLQGPSVTIPFAAGALLLGTWQQIVVVDFDTRARTREIVIQLIGEPES, from the coding sequence ATGGCCGTCAAGACCGTTCCCCTGCGCCTGTCGATGCGCGGCGGAACCCAGATCGAAAATGTGACCGAGTCGGTGCAGGAGGCACTCGCGGATTCGAAGCTGGCCGCCGGCATCGCGACGGTGTTCGTCCGACACACTACCGCGTCGGTGATGATCATCGAGGACGAGCCAGGCATCCGGGCCGACACGCACGCGTTTTGGGACCGTGCGGTTCCGGCTGATCCGGCCTGGCAGCACAACGTCCGTAACGCCGGGGAAGACAACGGGCATAGTCACTTGCGCGGACAACTGCAGGGGCCTTCGGTGACCATTCCCTTTGCAGCCGGGGCACTGTTGCTGGGAACCTGGCAGCAGATCGTCGTCGTCGATTTCGATACGAGGGCTCGCACGCGCGAGATCGTCATCCAGTTGATCGGAGAGCCGGAATCATGA
- a CDS encoding ubiquitin-like protein UBact — protein MPERREGPVDPMPKGPGPSEEERGPRRPDTGSPETDNLMKRMRKVDPKQAERYRQRTGE, from the coding sequence ATGCCAGAACGCCGCGAAGGGCCAGTGGATCCAATGCCGAAGGGTCCAGGCCCGTCCGAAGAGGAACGGGGTCCTCGCCGTCCCGATACCGGGTCGCCCGAGACGGACAATCTGATGAAACGCATGCGCAAGGTCGATCCGAAACAGGCGGAACGATATCGCCAGAGAACGGGTGAGTAA
- a CDS encoding HD-GYP domain-containing protein, giving the protein MIRGYDRPHAVRTARMCAAVAGALGHDPDRVRQYQIACLLHDLGRAGLDRRLFGKIWSWAKAHGIPTRPREWRTIHPETVYGRETEAFLSRYRQELKADGIDMTPWAVEQVEMRLGYARRLARRLRAVRSGIKKLGIRWEPWMQAVMLYYYYPEKLAGAEPWVKQLAEVLVACEQFEAYSNQRRGRDYYLRQKETIPEAFAYLGTLERDGMVSADVMDALTRLAADGTFDDVLAEARGRRLTPMDRKALRRLKR; this is encoded by the coding sequence GTGATCCGGGGCTACGATCGCCCGCATGCGGTGCGGACGGCCAGGATGTGCGCGGCGGTTGCCGGAGCCCTGGGCCACGATCCCGACCGTGTGCGTCAATATCAGATCGCCTGTCTATTGCATGACTTGGGCCGTGCCGGCTTGGACCGCCGACTCTTTGGGAAGATTTGGTCCTGGGCCAAGGCACACGGAATTCCCACGAGACCGCGCGAATGGCGGACCATACATCCGGAGACCGTCTATGGACGCGAGACCGAAGCGTTTCTTTCCCGCTACCGCCAAGAGTTGAAGGCGGACGGGATTGACATGACGCCGTGGGCGGTGGAGCAGGTCGAGATGCGGCTGGGGTATGCCCGACGCCTCGCCCGCCGGCTGCGCGCCGTCCGTTCGGGGATCAAGAAGCTGGGCATCCGATGGGAGCCCTGGATGCAAGCGGTGATGCTCTACTATTATTATCCGGAAAAGCTCGCGGGGGCCGAGCCGTGGGTCAAGCAGCTGGCAGAAGTGCTGGTGGCCTGCGAGCAGTTCGAGGCCTATAGCAACCAGCGGCGGGGCCGGGATTATTACTTGCGCCAAAAGGAAACGATTCCCGAGGCGTTTGCCTATCTGGGGACGCTGGAGCGGGACGGCATGGTGAGCGCCGACGTCATGGATGCGCTCACGCGGCTGGCCGCGGACGGAACGTTCGACGACGTACTGGCGGAGGCACGCGGACGCCGGCTGACTCCGATGGATCGCAAGGCGCTCCGCAGGCTGAAGAGGTGA
- a CDS encoding AAA family ATPase: MSDRRPSNQPDGQPRPRGQGAEPSQSGSDPLELIEECLASFTDADPRQKLLYKVRHAMMAAQTANQQREAEFKKVSEVVAKLTAPANRIGTLLDVPGEGLARIVIGGAEYYANVDPRVPAEDLKIGAQILVNEAYAVIKTLGYDRNGPILKLAEAMADGRLRFEQDMGRQALVLQRSSDLLGVELKAGDEIRIDPSHRIAIEKLDERKSARHVLDEVPTVTWEQIGGQRDAITAIRKAIEYPLLHAETFEKFKFSQPKGFLLYGPPGCGKTLIGQAAAGSLAKLVGESKQTASADDRRPPVVTGAFLHVKGPEILNMWLGESERMVRDLFAQARARRKEGALPFIFIDEAESILGTRRALRSFNISNTLVPMFCSEMDGIESLQDVVIILASNRPDLIDPAVLRPGRIDRKIKVRRPNRDAATEILKVYLTADLPFDQAVIEERGGDAAGASASLAQEVIDTLFKRADENRLLSIRLRNGQHQVLYRSDLISGAILASIVQRAKEKAIDRTIQTGRPAGMTAQDLLDAAAEEFREGEMLPPDDAAEEWLKLLDHHPEQVVGVSSFRRGRQTEERAVNQII; this comes from the coding sequence ATGAGTGATCGTCGACCCAGCAATCAACCGGATGGACAACCCAGGCCTCGCGGTCAGGGGGCCGAGCCCTCGCAGAGCGGATCCGATCCTTTGGAATTGATCGAAGAATGTCTCGCGTCGTTCACCGATGCGGATCCCCGACAGAAACTGCTCTACAAAGTGCGGCATGCCATGATGGCCGCCCAGACGGCCAACCAGCAACGCGAGGCCGAATTCAAGAAAGTCAGCGAAGTCGTGGCGAAGCTGACCGCTCCCGCCAACCGAATCGGGACCTTGCTCGATGTACCGGGTGAAGGATTGGCCCGGATCGTCATCGGCGGGGCCGAATATTACGCCAACGTCGATCCGCGAGTGCCGGCCGAGGACCTCAAGATCGGCGCGCAGATTTTGGTGAACGAAGCCTATGCCGTCATCAAGACGCTCGGCTATGACCGGAACGGACCCATTCTGAAGCTGGCCGAAGCCATGGCGGACGGGCGGTTGCGCTTCGAGCAGGACATGGGCCGCCAAGCCCTCGTGCTGCAGCGGTCGAGCGATCTCCTGGGCGTCGAGTTGAAGGCGGGCGACGAAATCAGGATCGATCCCAGTCATCGAATCGCGATCGAGAAACTCGACGAGCGGAAATCGGCCCGGCACGTGTTGGATGAAGTGCCGACCGTGACGTGGGAGCAGATCGGCGGACAGCGGGACGCGATTACGGCCATCAGAAAAGCGATCGAATATCCTTTGCTGCATGCGGAGACCTTCGAGAAATTCAAGTTTTCACAGCCCAAGGGGTTTTTGCTGTACGGGCCGCCCGGTTGCGGCAAGACGCTGATCGGTCAGGCTGCAGCCGGCAGTTTGGCGAAACTGGTCGGTGAATCGAAACAGACGGCTTCAGCGGACGATCGTCGGCCGCCAGTCGTGACCGGCGCGTTTCTTCACGTGAAGGGACCGGAGATTCTGAACATGTGGCTGGGGGAATCGGAGCGCATGGTCCGCGATCTGTTCGCCCAAGCGAGGGCGCGACGCAAGGAAGGAGCCCTGCCGTTCATTTTCATCGATGAAGCGGAATCCATCCTGGGAACCAGGCGCGCGCTGCGATCCTTCAACATCTCCAACACGCTCGTGCCGATGTTCTGCAGCGAGATGGACGGGATCGAGTCGTTGCAGGACGTGGTCATCATCCTGGCGTCGAACCGTCCGGATCTGATCGATCCGGCCGTGCTACGGCCCGGCCGTATCGACCGGAAGATCAAGGTTCGCCGGCCGAATCGGGACGCGGCGACCGAAATTCTCAAAGTCTATCTCACGGCCGATTTACCGTTCGATCAGGCGGTGATCGAAGAGCGGGGCGGCGATGCGGCAGGGGCATCGGCATCGCTGGCTCAGGAGGTCATCGACACGCTGTTCAAGCGGGCGGATGAGAATCGGCTCCTGTCGATCCGGCTGCGCAACGGGCAGCACCAGGTGCTCTATCGCAGCGATCTCATCAGCGGGGCCATCCTGGCGTCCATTGTTCAACGGGCCAAGGAAAAGGCGATCGATCGGACGATTCAAACGGGACGGCCGGCCGGCATGACGGCCCAGGATCTCCTGGATGCCGCCGCGGAGGAATTTCGCGAGGGCGAGATGCTGCCGCCGGACGATGCCGCCGAGGAATGGCTCAAGCTTCTCGACCACCATCCGGAACAGGTCGTGGGGGTCTCTTCGTTCCGGCGCGGGAGGCAGACGGAAGAGCGAGCCGTGAATCAGATCATATGA
- a CDS encoding proteasome accessory factor PafA2 family protein, giving the protein MLNRIFGLETEYGLLVHQDRPDHSPTWFAHKIRDHLFNVRRQGVLDVHHRGHDEPPGNGGFLTNAGRVYLDMGHLEYASPECHSLTDVIAADRAGDTILQDTIEDLGFADQVSLIKNNVDHETDATFGSHENYLVSRRFPFTRRGLAPLVTFLVTRQIFTGSGRVGSAGPQDAWIQRDRLIVPRMSIGGGRLDPAAPFQISQRADHIVNDFFEWVQQNRAIVNTRDEPLADPNQYRRIHLLLGDSNMAEYAAALKMGTTGLILQLIEEGHIPDDLEIDEPVEALQEISQDQDRQWIVQLRSGKTMSAIDVQEQFVEAARQHCRGQDEETDWVIDQWSGVLQDLRGEYANLVGRVDWASKLWLLESFREAEKVDWTDPILKSLDLEYHNLNAGKGLYFGLLDEGRVTRVTTDKAIELAAAHPPRNTRAYGRGELVRHLLRNAPPSHESDSGQEERFFPPYVINWSIFQVRGQSPFPMPDPFKTYVQEVHAHLEGA; this is encoded by the coding sequence ATGCTGAATCGTATCTTCGGGTTGGAGACCGAGTACGGCCTCCTGGTCCATCAAGACCGGCCTGACCATTCCCCCACGTGGTTCGCCCACAAGATCCGCGACCATCTATTCAATGTCCGCCGGCAGGGCGTCCTGGACGTGCATCATCGCGGGCATGACGAGCCTCCCGGCAACGGCGGGTTTCTCACGAATGCCGGGCGGGTGTACCTGGACATGGGCCATCTGGAATATGCCTCTCCGGAATGTCACTCCTTGACCGACGTGATCGCGGCCGATCGAGCGGGGGACACCATCTTGCAGGACACGATCGAGGATCTCGGGTTTGCCGATCAGGTGTCGCTCATCAAGAACAACGTCGATCACGAGACGGATGCGACGTTCGGTTCGCATGAGAATTACCTGGTATCCCGGCGGTTTCCGTTCACGCGGCGTGGCTTGGCCCCGCTGGTCACCTTCCTGGTCACGAGACAGATTTTCACCGGCTCGGGGCGCGTCGGCTCCGCCGGTCCTCAGGATGCATGGATTCAGAGGGATCGATTGATCGTGCCGCGCATGTCGATCGGCGGCGGACGCCTCGATCCGGCGGCGCCGTTTCAGATCTCGCAGCGGGCCGATCATATCGTCAATGATTTTTTCGAGTGGGTGCAGCAGAACCGGGCCATCGTGAACACAAGGGATGAGCCTCTCGCGGATCCGAATCAGTATCGGCGCATTCACCTGCTGCTCGGCGATTCCAATATGGCGGAGTATGCCGCCGCTCTGAAAATGGGAACGACCGGCCTGATCCTGCAGTTGATCGAGGAGGGCCACATTCCGGACGATCTGGAGATCGACGAACCGGTCGAAGCCCTGCAGGAAATTTCTCAGGATCAGGATCGGCAATGGATAGTGCAGCTCCGATCCGGGAAGACGATGTCGGCGATCGACGTCCAGGAGCAATTCGTCGAGGCGGCGAGGCAGCATTGCCGAGGACAGGATGAAGAGACCGATTGGGTGATCGATCAGTGGAGCGGGGTGCTGCAGGATTTGCGGGGCGAATACGCCAACCTTGTGGGACGGGTGGACTGGGCGTCAAAGCTGTGGCTGTTGGAGTCGTTCCGCGAAGCCGAAAAGGTCGACTGGACGGATCCGATCTTGAAGAGCCTCGACCTCGAATATCACAACCTGAATGCAGGCAAGGGACTGTACTTCGGATTGCTGGATGAAGGGCGCGTCACTCGCGTGACGACGGACAAGGCCATCGAACTGGCTGCGGCGCATCCGCCACGAAATACCCGGGCCTACGGTCGGGGCGAATTGGTTCGGCATTTGCTGCGCAACGCGCCGCCCTCACATGAGTCGGACTCCGGGCAAGAGGAGCGATTTTTCCCGCCGTACGTGATCAATTGGTCGATTTTCCAAGTCAGGGGCCAATCGCCCTTTCCCATGCCGGATCCCTTCAAGACCTATGTGCAGGAAGTGCACGCTCATCTCGAGGGGGCCTGA
- a CDS encoding tetratricopeptide repeat protein: MHRSVPVTTLAVFFTLLLPIDPSHAQTTDEPGAPPLLDSPPLVENQPLVESPPPVESRPLTPPPTEAPEPPVTAQEEDATLALSELRNAARLTPQNAETRLNLARGLYRIGDLDAAIDECRAAIKLNASDPEAHLQLGVLLMAKQDWRGASTALKEAIQLDSTLTHAHYSLGNVHYTRGNVNAAIDSYRQALELQPNFPDARYRMALLLKLVNHGGEAAQFMEEAAKGGVPQAQFFLGNAYKAGQGVQKNLASAIYWWAKAEEFGHQPAAEALSKTRRLALSPDQPERRRKETLEAFQAYQERVQVEVLEKIRQDQDLQPYQIENGETLGTTLLKHNRPDMAVPLLLKEAYALSEPSQAELAKLYETGLDQQLPPFDPVLLAYFETTAADGFVPSKKTLARIYGKGLGTAADLRKAKAVLKGLPKQEVKAVLEEFANP, encoded by the coding sequence ATGCATCGATCGGTACCCGTGACCACCCTGGCCGTGTTCTTCACGCTGTTGCTCCCGATCGATCCTTCACATGCTCAGACGACCGATGAGCCGGGCGCCCCACCGCTCCTCGACAGTCCCCCACTCGTCGAGAATCAGCCGCTGGTCGAAAGCCCGCCGCCGGTCGAGAGTCGCCCTCTGACGCCCCCGCCCACAGAAGCGCCGGAGCCACCGGTGACCGCGCAGGAAGAAGACGCCACGCTCGCGCTGAGTGAGCTCCGCAACGCGGCCCGCCTGACACCCCAAAACGCGGAAACCCGTTTGAACCTCGCGCGCGGACTCTATCGAATCGGAGATCTGGACGCTGCGATCGACGAATGCCGCGCCGCGATCAAGCTGAATGCTTCGGATCCGGAGGCGCATTTGCAGCTGGGCGTTCTCCTCATGGCCAAGCAGGACTGGCGAGGAGCCTCGACGGCGTTGAAGGAAGCCATTCAACTGGATTCCACACTGACTCACGCCCATTACAGTCTCGGCAACGTGCACTACACACGCGGAAACGTGAACGCGGCGATCGATTCCTATCGCCAGGCGCTGGAGTTGCAACCGAATTTTCCCGATGCCCGTTATCGCATGGCGCTGCTGCTCAAGCTGGTCAATCACGGCGGGGAAGCGGCGCAATTCATGGAGGAAGCGGCTAAAGGCGGCGTGCCGCAGGCTCAATTTTTTCTGGGCAATGCCTATAAAGCCGGCCAGGGGGTTCAGAAGAATCTGGCGTCCGCCATCTATTGGTGGGCGAAGGCCGAAGAGTTCGGTCACCAGCCGGCCGCTGAGGCCCTGTCGAAGACCAGACGACTGGCGTTGTCGCCCGACCAGCCGGAACGTAGGCGCAAGGAGACACTCGAAGCGTTTCAGGCCTATCAGGAAAGAGTGCAGGTCGAGGTTCTGGAGAAGATCCGGCAAGACCAGGACCTTCAACCATACCAAATCGAAAACGGTGAAACCCTCGGCACCACACTTCTCAAACACAATCGTCCGGACATGGCCGTTCCGCTGCTTCTCAAGGAAGCCTATGCCCTCAGCGAGCCGTCACAGGCCGAACTCGCCAAATTATACGAGACAGGATTAGATCAGCAGCTTCCGCCCTTCGATCCCGTACTACTGGCCTATTTCGAGACGACGGCGGCGGACGGCTTCGTGCCCTCGAAAAAGACCCTGGCCCGTATCTATGGCAAGGGCCTCGGCACAGCGGCGGACCTTCGGAAAGCCAAGGCCGTATTGAAAGGACTTCCGAAGCAGGAGGTGAAGGCCGTGCTCGAGGAGTTCGCAAATCCGTAG